The DNA region ACACCCatgaaacacaaacaaaaaaaacacatttatGTTTCTCACTCTTGTATTGAATTATCTCCTTTACGACATCCTGTTGTTGTCGAATAAGTGTCATttttgttgtttccattttgcGATTATGTATGCATTTATAGAACTACGCCTTGcctcaaacttttttttatagttgTCCATGATAAAAATGACACTTTTggattaatatttatagtttaTTTGACAGGCTTGAATGAATTTTAGGAAGTTTAATGTCAtgtattaaatattaaattaataataaatttcttATAACTTTTTTGacctttcattttatttgataaCTGCCAAATTTGTAGGCTATTACCTCGTTGGCAAAGTGGAATACTGTAACGTGTTATGTTAATTATTTCCAGTGGACACTATGTTGAAGGAGTAACGGCATCATAGACATAATAAATTCCAATgtcaaatattaaaatatttttgtttgagTTTAAAGAATTTAATCAGGCATACAAATTCTAAATATTTCACTTTTCCAATAGATTTTACGTTAttaatgtatatatgtatagaagGAGTAACGACAATGCATCATAGCCATATTAAATAGTAATGTCATATTGTTCAATTAATTGGGTAACTGCAATTTATAGCCTAATTTCATTGATGACATTTACTACACATAAATATTTATAGCAGTTACTACAAATATACagatttattaaaaatctaGCCCAAAATTTATAACAATTTAAATTCATAcccaaaattcaaaaatatttgCAATTTAGGCCAAAACTCGCCTCTTTTATTAGTATAGATAGATGGTATAAATAAATAAGACGTGAAACTTGAGTCGGGTAACTCGGGTTGCATTTTGTTGCGATCGAAAGTGAAAGTATATCTAGCTAACTAAAATAataggatttgaatttaatacGCAGTACCAGatatttatgaaataaagtATGAAATTTCAAAGGAAGTAGATTTGTCCCAatatatttcttactatattaATTACTCGTATTTGTTTTCTTATGATATATTTCTCTAAATATATTCTCCTTTACTTGTCTATATATAGAGAGTTGTTCTTATTCTTTTATTGTAATTTACATTATAAAATTATGTactatatattgaaattttttgtgttcATACACATTGTGGGTAAACAATTCTTATgtttatcttaattttatgtAGTTATGCTCATCTTATTCTTATGTTTGATACTACATATTGGTTACGATaatttttttgtcttttgtATATATGATTATCTACGTTGATTAAGGTGTCATTCGATATATGATTATTCATATAGGatagttgtgagattattttagttgtagGAAGTCGCTATGACTCATCTAGAATTAAATTGTgcgattcaatctcatgaaccaaatatAGTACttctatatatttaattatttcaatgGGTTCTGATGGAATTATTGACCATAATTTTTTGTGTTAGCCGGTTGAAAATCTTCTAACCGTCGTTAAAAAAAAGTAGCTCCACACGCTCCCCATGCTTATGtatccatattttattatatcatACATTGGGTCggatttttgttaattaatttatcatttaaaaaaatttattttagttatcTGAACGCGttcgttttttattttggtgATAATAGAAAAATGAATTGCGAATCATCATCAACATTATTGTGCCGCCGAAGGCTCTCTCCGTTTACGGCGGCGTTTGCTGTTACATTCTTGCTGTTAATCACTGGAATCTATTCTACAGGTTTGTGTATGCGTTATAATACTATATATGGGCTCGTTCAATTTAAAAGATTATATTTTATGattatatatgtattattatatttGGTTTATGATATTGAATTTTACGATTTACTCTCTCCTTTcatgattaaatgtctcatatctgatcgacacgaattttaagaaattgtttgactttataaagtaaaatggctagaaaaagttagtgaaatgtaaagtctacttttatatattgattttataataaaatatgagtgtaatgaattagtggaatgtatggtccatttactaaatatagtaaaagtgaaatgagacatttattagcggacatatgaaaaaaaaatgagacatttaatgacgGATGAATAGAGTAATAGATAATCATATACTAATAATGAATCATAGCGAACTCTTCTAGTTAAAATAATATGATAATTTAatcttaaataaataattatataataatgaatTAGTAACTGAACATCAACTATAggagtactcccttcgttctatagtagtggagacatttctattcggcacgaagattaagaaaatgatgtgtaatgtattaaataaaaagataataaaggaagaaagaggaaaaagtagagagaataaagtaagagagagagaaaagtaaatgaagagaaatgtgttgacttttactaaaaaggaaaatgtttctaCTACTATATGAAATGtaccaaaacaacaaaatgacTTTACTGTTGTGGAATGAAGGGAGTACTattctactactactattattatataCTCCAGTAGAATTGCAGTtggttgaaaattgaaatagtgttagctattttcatttattttggcCTCTTTATATGACTTTAAATTAGTAGAACTATATTTGACACATGAGGCTTGTTTGGGCAGAAGGAAATGGAAAGGGTGAAAAGAGCACAGAGGCAAGCACAATATGGAATAAGAAATGCTCCAAGTCAGACATAGCAATAAGCCAAAGCGCGACGGGGCCGCTGCCTAACGGAATTCCGACGTACACGGTGGAGATCAGTAACACGTGCATCTCCGGCTGCAACATCTCCAATATCCACATCAGATGCGGCTGGTTCAGCTCCGCTCGCCTCGTCAACCCCCATCTCTTCAAGCGCCTCCGCTTCAATGACTGCCTCCTCAACGACGGCAAACCCCTCCGTAAAGGCCGTACACTCTCTTTTATGTACGCCAACACCTTCCGTTACCCCCTCTCCGTCTCCTCCGTTACTTGCTCTTAGCCTCTACCATACTTGCCTTGCAAATATTTACATCACTCAGATTGTAACATTCcacaaattcataaattataattaataaaatgattACGAGTTTTAAGTTGTTAGTATTGTCTAAATCGGATATATAGTAAAAGTATTTAATTATGGAGTAATATGTCTTACTCtgtgttttgttaattattttgatattcGCCGCTATTGGTTGGCTGCACATCGGGCTTAAGCACTTAATTTTAGTACGTAGCTAATATGTGATTCAGTTAAGGTAAAAAAGATGATTTATACAGTACAAAAAAGAAACCCTTGTATACAACATAGGGTCTGTTACTTCAATAGAAATATAGAGTATTATGCTCATAGCTCTAGAAACCAAGGGTGTTTGAGGGCATCGTCGGCAGTGATCCTTTGGTTGGGATCCAAGGCAAGAAGGCTGAGCAGCAGATCAAGTCCGGTAGAAGTACATAGCATCGCGTGGCCGAGGGAGGAGTGTATGAGGGTCAACTGCTCAATCTCCGATTTTCCGGGGAAAAGCACCTTCCTCAGCACCAGTTCCGCCATTATGCATCCCACCGACCACATGTCTACCGCGCTCGTGTAGTTGGTCTCTCCCATTAGAATCTCGGGTGCTCTGTACCACTGCGTCACCATACCCGGCGTGTACGACCCCGACCCGTTCTCCCACCGCGAAAGCCCGAAATCACATATGTTGAGGCGATTCCTTTCGTTGATGAGAATGTTGGCGGGCTTCAAATCCCGATGCATCACACCGTTGTCGTGCAGAAAGCGGACGCCATCCAGAATCTGACACATCATGATTTTGAGTTGGGGCGCGCCGCGATCATCCTGCTGAGATCGCTCGGCAGAAACTCCATCACAACGAGCACTTTCCCGCGCTCGTCCACCGTCACTTTCTTCAACTCCACCATCGAACGGCAGCGAAGGATTTTGATTTCACGCAGGGTTGATCGGCTCAAACCCTCCAACTCGTGCTTGATAGCCACGATTTCGCCGGCCTGCGTATCCCAAGCGCGGTACACGACGCCATAAGATCCCTTGCATGTCATCAACTAACACAATATTGCATGCGCATGTCCCTTGCTTACGTTGCATGCATGTTTATATTAatgcatgcaacaatacccCCCTCTTAgggttccttgtcctcaaggaaccaTGGAAATCGAGCCTGAATCACATCGGCAAATTCCCAAGAAGCATCGACCGGGGACTTCCCTTTCCAATGGATGAGCCATTTCGtcactgcgcaattctgccttTTCACCATTTTCCTATCCAAGATAGCTTGAGGAACGGCATCATTTATGTGAGACACATCAGGTAATTCATTGATAGGGCCGGATGGTGGGGAAGCCGGCTTTAATAGAGAAACATGAAACACATTATGGATTGTGGCCGAGGATGGTAGATTGAGCTTGTAAGCCACTGCACCGATTTTGTCCAATATCTGGTAAGGTCCAAAGTACTTAGGCTCGAATTTGTGATGCTTTCCTCTGATAGAATTCTGTCTGTACTCCTTCAGTTTCAGCCAAACCCATTCTCCTATCTCAAATTCTCTATCAGTTCGATGTTGATCAGCTTGTCTTTTCATTCTATCAGCTGCTTTCTGTACGTTTCTCTTGAGTATAGCAAGCATTTCCTCTCTGTCTCGTAGAGCAAGATTCACTGCCTCAACATTTGAGTCACCAGGCAGATAGGGTATATGTAGAGGAGGTTCAAATCCATACAAAGCTTCAAAAGGAGTCATTTGGACACTGGAGTGATAGGTAGTGTTGTACCAATATTCGGCTAAGCCCAGCCATTGCACCCAAGTATGTGGCTTCTCCCCCATAGCACACCTTAGGTAACATTGTAAACTTCTATTTACTACTTCGGTTTGACCATCAGTCTCTGGATGATAGGCCGTGGAATAAAGCAACTCAACACCCAATAAACTCATAAACTCTTTCCAAAAATTTCCCACAAAAATAGCCCCCCTATCACTCACAATCTTCATTGGCATTCCATGGAGCTTGAAAACTGAATCCAAGAAGACCTCAGCCACTTTCTTTGCTGTGAAGGGATGAGATAAAGCCatgaaatgtgcatatttactCAGCCTATCAACCACCACAAATATAGTATCATAACCTTGAGAACTTGGTAAAGCTTCAATAAAATCCATTGAGATATCTGTGAAGATTGCAGCAGGTATAGGAAGTGGCTGTAGTAATCCAGCTGGAGAAGTGTTGCTTGGCTTGTACCTCTGGCAAGTGACACACATTCGGACAAACTCTTTGACATCTTTTCTTAATTTTGGCCAATACACTAGAGCAGCTATCCTCTTAAAAGTTCCCAATACCCCAGAATGTCCAGCCAAAGCAGatccatgaaaaatagataaaatctGAGCTTTTAAATTCAAGTCATTTCCCACCACTAGCTTTCCTTTTCTCCTTAGCTCTCCATTGTTCCAGGTGAATTTTGGATGCAGAGATACATTCTGTTGTTTTTCTACTATCAGCTTCTGTATCAGAGGATCCCTTTTCCAAGAATCCTTAATTTTTGCAATCAACTCTAGAGGAATTACAAAGGAAGTCAGAGCATAGGTCATCACCTCAGGTACTCTGGATAAAGCATCGGCTACTGAATTTTCACTGCCCTTCCTATATCTGATCTCATAATCAAATTGCATGAGCTTAGTCATCCAAGCTTGTTGAGTAGGGGTAGTCAATTTTTGCTCTATCAAGTACTTAAGACTCTGATGATCAGTCAATATAATGAACTTCTTACTCTGTAAGTAGTGGTACCACTTCTTGATGGCCATCAAAATAGCTAACAATTCCTTCTCATATACTGATAAAGTCTGATATTTAGGGGATAGAGACTTACTAATGAAGGCTATGGGATGCTtatcttgcatcaacacagctccaattccaattccagaTGCATCAGTCTCCACCACAAACTCTTTAGAAAAATCAGGCAAGACTAGCACAGGAGCTGTAATCATGGCCGTTTTAAGTTTCCCAAAAGCTGCTTGGGCTTCCTCTGTCCATCTGAATACATTTCCTTTAATTACCTCAATCAATGGCCTAGATATCACCCCATAATTGTGTACAAACCTTCTGTAATAGCCAGTTAAACCCAAGAAGCTTCGCACCTGTTTAACATTCTTAGGCTGGGGCCAATTTTTTACAGCCTCTATCTTTCCCTCATCAGTTTGAACTCCTTTCTCAGATATAACATGGCCTAGGTACTCTACTTTTTTACATCCAAAAGTGCACTTACTTCTTTTAGCCAATAATCTGTTTTTCATCATCAACTCCATAACCACTCTTAAGTGATGCTCATGAGCTTCTTGACTGTCACTGTAAATaagaatatcatcaaagaaaaccAGTATGAACTTTCTCAGATAGCTTCTGAAAATGGTATTCATCAAATTCTGGAAGGTAGCTGGAGCATTTGTCAAGCCAAATGGCATGACTAAAAACTCATAATGCCCCGAGTGAGTTTTAAAGGCAGTTTTGTGAATATCTTCAGGTCTCATCCTCACTTGCCAGTAGCCTGATCTCAGATCAATTTTAGAAAACCAGACTGCCCTTCCCAGCTCATCCAATAACTCTTCAATCACAGGAATAGGATACTTATCCTTGACAGTGATGgcatttaaagctctataatccacacacattctccaaGTAGCATCCTTCTTTTTAACTAACACAATAGAGCTTGCAAAAGAACTCTCACTCTGCCTTATAACTCCAGCTTTAAGCATTTCCTCAATCATATCTTCAATTACATCTTTCTGGTGGGCAGCATACTTATAAGGTCTCATGTTGACTGCCTCTGCTCCCTCTTTCAAGACTATTTTATGATCTTGTTCTCTTTGAGGAGGTAATGAATTTGGCTCCTCAAACACCGCAGCAAACTCTTTAAGAATACCACTAAGATTTGGCCAAATCTCTTCCACACTAATTTCATAGCAACAGCCTGCTTCCATCTCAGCTGTAGGTATCCACTGCTTCCATTTTCTTTCCCTCACATCTATCTCTTCTGGGTTCAATATATGTAGAAAGTTTAATTGTTCAGCTCTGGGTGTCCACCTCTCTCCTTGTAACTTCACTTCCTCACCATTGAGACAAAACACCATACTGAGATTATTAAAATTCCATTTGATTTCACCCAAGGTAGACAGCCACTCACCTCCTAATATGAGATCATAAGTCTCTAGAGTAATAAGATAGACTTCTCCTTGAAACTTAAACCCTTGCATTTCCCACTCCAGCCTACTGCATTTCTGATTGCACTGCAGAATCTGACCATTAGCTACCTCCACAGCTTTTGAATTAACAAGGGATAGCTCACAATTAATTTTCTTGGCCACTTTAGCacttaaaaaattatgagtgcTACCCGTATCTATCAATATTCTCAAGACCTTCTTTTGGCATTTTCCTCGAATCCTCATTACTTGAGGTCCATCTTTTCCCC from Salvia splendens isolate huo1 chromosome 9, SspV2, whole genome shotgun sequence includes:
- the LOC121748160 gene encoding protein TAPETUM DETERMINANT 1-like, with product MRLVWAEGNGKGEKSTEASTIWNKKCSKSDIAISQSATGPLPNGIPTYTVEISNTCISGCNISNIHIRCGWFSSARLVNPHLFKRLRFNDCLLNDGKPLRKGRTLSFMYANTFRYPLSVSSVTCS
- the LOC121748161 gene encoding cyclin-dependent kinase G1-like, which translates into the protein MCQILDGVRFLHDNGVMHRDLKPANILINERNRLNICDFGLSRWENGSGSYTPGMVTQWYRAPEILMGETNYTSAVDMWSVGCIMAELVLRKVLFPGKSEIEQLTLIHSSLGHAMLCTSTGLDLLLSLLALDPNQRITADDALKHPWFLEL